The Muribaculum intestinale genome includes the window CATACCCATAATCGAGAATCCGCTCTCACCCTCTATGCCGATGGTGGTGATACCCTCGGGAAACACCAGATTACTGATACCGGTAAGTGACAGAGCATTGTTGCCGATAGTGATATCGCGGTTGGGGAGCTTGACCGACTTGATATTGGAGTCCGTGAAAAATGCCATACCCCCGATGCTCTCCAGGCTCTCGGGAAAATCAAGTTCGGTAAGGCCCGGACATCCGTAGAAAGCCGATATGCCGATTGTCTTGAGATTCTTTGAGAATACTATTCCCGATATGTTGGGATTGCTGTTGAATACATATCCGTCGATATCGGTTATCGACTCCGGCATTACGTAGACATCGGTACGCCCGGCAGGATATGCTACAAGGTGGGTCTTGTCCTTGCTCACTACCACACCGTCGATATCAGTATAGTAAGGATTGGACTCATCAACCTTGATATTCTGCAGAGCTGTGCAGCCGAGCACCATCACATCGCCTATCGCAGCCACATTCTTAGGGATGAAAAGCTCGGTGAGGGATGTACACTGGCGGAATGCATTCTCATCGATAAGCGTCACAGATTCGGGTATATTGATTGACGACAGTGACGAACAGCGGTTGAACATGCTGTTGCTTATCGCAGTGATGCCTGCTGGAAGTTCTACGGTCTTCAACGACGAACATCCATAGAATGCCGACGAGCCGATTGCCGTGATACCGCTGTGGAGATTTACGTTTTCAAGTCCGGTGCAGCCATAAAACATACCGTTGCTTATAGTCGTAATACTTGCCGGAACCGACATGCTCCTGAATGAAGTGCAGCCATAGAAGCAGTTGGAGTCGATAGTAGTGATACCCTCTGGAAGAGCCACATCGGCGAGCGAGGTACATTCGTAGAAAGCAGCCATGCCAAGTGTCCTGATTCCATCCGGAAGCTGTATACCTGTCAGCGCGCTACAGCGGAAGAAAGCCTGATCGCCGATTTTTACAAGGGATTGCGGGAGCGATATCTCTGCAAGTTTGGTACAATTGCTGAATGCTCCGGCACCGATTGCCCTCAGGGATTCGGGAAGCTCTACTGCAGTCATGCCGCAGCCATAGAAAGTGTTCTCGCCAATCGAGTCGAGGGCGGCATTGAAGTGTATAGTGGAGAGTTTGCCGCATGAATAGAAGGCATACCCTCCGAGTGTCTCCATTTCCTTTGGGAGAGTAACTTCGGCAAGCGCTTTACAAGTGCCGAAAGCATAGGAATCCACTTTCTTCAGGTTGTCGGGTAGCACAAGCGCCGGTATAGCGGTGCAATTCGAGAACGCGCTACCCATCACATAGGTAAGCGTAGATGGAAACTGCACCTCGGTGAGTGCCGAACATTTGTAGAAAGCCCATGCACCGATTGTTGCGATACCCTCGCCCATCGTTACACTCTCAAGCGACTTACACTCCCTAAAAGCCTGCTGCGCCACAGAGGTGACTGTGTACTCATTGCCATCGACCGTTATTTCGCCCGGGATATTGACGTTTGTCATACCGGTATAGGTGGCACTACGTGCAAGAGAGGCAGTGCCATCCGCCTCATTCAGATCGTAGAACAGTTCGCCAACCTGTACAGACTCTGCATACGCCGATAAAGCTGCCACCATAAAGGCCCCCACAGCCGACATACGCACAACATTGTAGAAATAGCTCATAATGTGTAATTGGTTTTATTGAAAATTACAGTTGTCACATTCGACAACCGCACAAATTTAGCAATTTGTTTTCAATATTGTAATCAGTTACACATTTTGTCGCAAAATTGATTGCAGTCACATGCTTT containing:
- a CDS encoding leucine-rich repeat domain-containing protein → MSYFYNVVRMSAVGAFMVAALSAYAESVQVGELFYDLNEADGTASLARSATYTGMTNVNIPGEITVDGNEYTVTSVAQQAFRECKSLESVTMGEGIATIGAWAFYKCSALTEVQFPSTLTYVMGSAFSNCTAIPALVLPDNLKKVDSYAFGTCKALAEVTLPKEMETLGGYAFYSCGKLSTIHFNAALDSIGENTFYGCGMTAVELPESLRAIGAGAFSNCTKLAEISLPQSLVKIGDQAFFRCSALTGIQLPDGIRTLGMAAFYECTSLADVALPEGITTIDSNCFYGCTSFRSMSVPASITTISNGMFYGCTGLENVNLHSGITAIGSSAFYGCSSLKTVELPAGITAISNSMFNRCSSLSSINIPESVTLIDENAFRQCTSLTELFIPKNVAAIGDVMVLGCTALQNIKVDESNPYYTDIDGVVVSKDKTHLVAYPAGRTDVYVMPESITDIDGYVFNSNPNISGIVFSKNLKTIGISAFYGCPGLTELDFPESLESIGGMAFFTDSNIKSVKLPNRDITIGNNALSLTGISNLVFPEGITTIGIEGESGFSIMGMCSSMQWMSLPSTLTKMSPLGSSCNNMTVFYSFAAEPPVLVGANVVTLASNVKVPKGSAEAYASAWSGLYPNLTYDDVLPGVPSVSINGNAATVAWEAYGDDIYTGTPVRYELILSAGGLEIHTDVLDGDNIGAGSMSHTFEGLSAGNAYSYEIKGYSALGQLTLLYTGDINLSSSGIDDAVAAEREAVSREYYDMSGRRISAPSASSICIVKTVYSDGSVTTEKHVMR